The segment CACATTATTGCCAAATTTTTTAGATAAATTTTCTTGTATGTATGCAGTTTCTAAAGCCATATTATAGGTTATAAGAAGCTAATAATTCTTTGTATTCCGGTGAATTTCTTCTGCGGACAGATTCGTTTTTCACCAATTCCTGTAATTGCATTACGCCATCCACAATTTGTTCCGGTCTAGGAGGACAGCCCGGAACGTAAACGTCTACCGGAATTACTTTGTCAATTCCCTGTAAAACAGAATACGTATCAAAAACACCACCTGAAGAAGCGCAAGCCCCAACAGCAATTACCCAACGAGGTTCTGACATTTGTTCGTAAACCTGACGTAAAATTGGCGCCATTTTTTTAGAAATCGTTCCCATTACCATTAGCATGTCGGCTTGGCGTGGAGAGAAACTAACTCTTTCTGAACCAAAACGCGCTAAGTCATAATGAGAAGCCATTGTTGCCATAAATTCAATTCCACAACAAGACGTGGCGAAAGGCAATGGCCAAAGTGAATTGGCACGTGCTAAACCAACGACATCGTTTAGTTTTGTAGCGAAGTAACCTTCACCAACAACTCCTTCCGGCGGAGCAACCATATTTGTTTTTGTATCGCTCATTGCAATTATATTTTTATTCCCATTCTAGTGCTTTCTTCTTGATAATATAGAAGAATCCAACTAAAAGCAACATCATAAAAATCACCATTTTAATCATTCCTTCAATTCCCAATGCTTTGAAATTGATAGCCCATGGATATAAGAAAATTACTTCGACATCAAACAGGACAAATAAAATTGCCACTAGGAAATATTTTACAGAGAAAGGAATCCTTGCATTACCAACAGATTCTATTCCGCATTCGAAGTTTTTGTCTTTGTTTTTTGAGTGTCTTTTTGGCCCTAAATAGCCTGAGCCAATGATGGTCATAACCACAAATCCTACTGCTAAACCTGCTTGCATGAGGATTGGTAAATAATCTAATTGATTAGATTGCATAATGGGTAAAATTTGAAGTAATTTAAATAGGCACAAATATACATCGCATTATTTAATTGGCAAAAATCAAGCGATAAACGTTTGGTTTTTACTTCTTAAAAAACCTTATTTAAATTCATTTTAAATAATGAATTTTAA is part of the Flavobacterium sangjuense genome and harbors:
- a CDS encoding NADH-quinone oxidoreductase subunit B, whose protein sequence is MSDTKTNMVAPPEGVVGEGYFATKLNDVVGLARANSLWPLPFATSCCGIEFMATMASHYDLARFGSERVSFSPRQADMLMVMGTISKKMAPILRQVYEQMSEPRWVIAVGACASSGGVFDTYSVLQGIDKVIPVDVYVPGCPPRPEQIVDGVMQLQELVKNESVRRRNSPEYKELLASYNL
- a CDS encoding NADH-quinone oxidoreductase subunit A; this translates as MQSNQLDYLPILMQAGLAVGFVVMTIIGSGYLGPKRHSKNKDKNFECGIESVGNARIPFSVKYFLVAILFVLFDVEVIFLYPWAINFKALGIEGMIKMVIFMMLLLVGFFYIIKKKALEWE